The sequence below is a genomic window from Micromonospora aurantiaca ATCC 27029.
GGGGAGCTGCCGCACGCGTACGTGGTGCCCGCGCCGGGCGCGTCGGTGACCGGCGACGAGCTGATCGCGCTCGTGATCCGGGAACTGAGCGAGACGTGGGCGCCCGGCGCCGTCGAGTTCGTCGACGCGCTGCCGCTGAACCGGTCCGCGAAGGTGGACAAGCGCGCCTTGCGGGCCCGGTACGCGGCGGCCCACCCGGCCGGTGCCGACCCGATCGGCAGTCCGGCGTGAACCCGCGCCGGGAGTTGTACACCCTGGTCGGCGCCGACCTGCTGTCCAACCTCGGCACCCGGATCTCGGTGGTCGCCATCCCCTGGCTCGTGCTGGAGACCACCGGCAGTCCCACCAAGATGGGGCTCGTCGCGGCGGCGGAGACGCTTCCGTACATGCTCTCCAGCGCGCTCGCGACCCCATGGGCGGACCGGTTCGGGGTACGCCGCACCTCGGTGTTCGTGGACGCCGCGAGCGCCGTCGCGATGGCCGTGGTGGCGCTGGCGCCCTGGCTCGGCTTCGGCACGCTGCTGGTGCTGGTGGCGATCGCCGGCGGGCTGCGCGGCATCGGCGACCGGGTCAAGCACGTGTTGTTCAAACCCGCGGCCGAGCGGGCCGGGGTGCCGCTGATCCGGCTCACCAGCGCCTACGACGGCCTGGCCCGGGGCATGACCTTGTTCGGCGCGGTGCTCGGCGGACTGCTCATCGACTGGGTCGGGCTGACCCGGGCCATCTGGATCGACGCGGCCACGTTCGCGGTCTGCGCGCTGCTGATCGGCGTGCTGGTCCGGCCACCGGCACCGGCGCAACCGGCGCCCCGGGAGCCGTACCTGCGGGCGCTGCGCGGCGGCTTCGCGTACCTGCGCACCGACCGGACGCTGATGACCATGCTGATCGTGGTCTCGGTGTCGAACATGTTCGCCAACGCCAGCGTCGCGGTCTGGATCCCGCTCTGGGTCAACCAGGTGCTCGGCGACCCGGCCGGATTCGGTCTGCTGCTGGGCGTCTTCTCGGCCGGCGCGCTGCTGGGCAACCTGCTGTTCACGATGTTCGGCACCCGGCTGCCGGCCGGGACGACGTTCGCGCTCGGGCTGACGCTCAGCGGCGCGCCCCGGCTGCTCGCGCTGGCGCTCAGCGACGACCTGGTCGTGGTGCTCGTGGTGACGTTTCTGTCCGGCATCGGCATCGCGGCGGTGAACCCGCTGCTCGGCGCCGCGCTCTACCAGCGGGTGCCGGGCGAGCTGCAGACCCGGGTGCTGGGCATCTCCGGATCGGTGGCGTTCCTCGGCCTGCCCGTCGGCGCGCTGCTCGGCGGCTGGTCGGTGGCGCTGCTCGACCTGACCCCGGCGCTGCTGGTGATGTCGGTGGTCTGCCTGGTGCTGACCGTGGGGCCACTGCTGCTGAGCCGCGCGTCCCGGCGCCCGGCCGCGGAACCTGCCGCGCCCACGCCGGTCTGAGCCCGCCGGTCCGGGCCCGCCGGTCCGGGCCGCGGTGCCGGGGGGCGGCGGTAGGGTCGGGGCCATGGCGACCTGGGAAGACGTGCGGCGCATCGCGCTGGGCCTGCCCGAGACCACCGAGCGACCCACGTACGACGAGGCGCCCGCCTGGCGGGTCCGCGACAAGTCGTTCGTCTGGGAGCGGCCGCTGCGGCGCGGCGAACTCGATGCGCTCGGCGACGCCGCGCCGGACGGCCCGATCCTCGGCGCGCGGGTGCCCGACCTGGGCGCCAAGGAGGCGCTGATCGCCGACGACCCGGCTGTCTACTTCACCACGCCGCACTTCGACGGATACCCGGCGGTGCTGGTCCGGCTCGACCGGATCGGCGTGGACGAGCTGACCGAGCTGGTCACCGAGGCGTGGTACGCGCGGGCCCCGAAGCGGCTCGCCACGGCGCACCGGGCGGAGAACGCGTGACCGGCCCGGTGGACGCGATCGTCTTCGACATGGACGGCACGCTCGTCGAGTCGCACGCGGTGGTGCCCGCGGCGTACCGGGCGGCGGTGCGGGCCGGAGGCGGGCCGTCGTACACCGACGCCGAGGTCATCGCCGGCTACTCGATCGGCTCCCCTGCGGACCTGCTGGCGCACCTGCTGCGGCGGCCCGCCTCCGACCAGGACCTGGACCACTACCACACCGAGCTGGATGCGCTCGCCGGCCGGGTACGCGTCTACCCCGGCGTCGCCGACGCGCTCGCCGAGATCGCCGCCCGGGTGCCGGTCGGCGTGTTCACCGGCGCGAGCCACCGGGCCGCCGAGATCCTGCTCGACCGGGCGGGCCTGCTCGGTCACTTCGAGGTCGTCCTCGGCGGGGACCAGGTCGACCGCCCCAAACCGGCGCCCGACGGCGTGGAGGCGGCCTGCCGTCGGCTCGGCGTGCCACCCGGCCGCGCCGCGTACGTGGGTGACTCACCACTGGACGTACGCGCCGCCCGGCGCAGCGGCGCGGTCGCGGTCGCCGCCGCGTGGGGTCACCAGTACGACCCCGACGAGCCCGCCGACCTCAGCCTGAGCCGGCCCGGGGAGCTGCTGGCCCTGCTGGGCTGAGCCTCTTTCCCGGCGTGGGACGCTCGGCTAGCCTGCCGGGCATGCCATCGACGTTGACCGAGGCGACCGACCCGTGGTGCCTGCGTCCGGGAGAGGCCGCCGACCTGCTGCGCGGGCACCCGTGGCGGCGGTTCGTGGTGCTGGGTGACAGCGTCGCGGAAGGACTGTGCGAACCCGCCGACGGCTACCCCGACCTCCAGTGGGCCGACCGGATCGCCGCCGAGCTGCGCGCGATCCGGCCGGAGCTGGCCTACCTGAACCTGGGCCGGCGCGGACTGCGCGCGCACGAGGTCCGGGCCACCCAGCTGGCCGGCGCGCTGGCCTTCGAGCCGGACCTGGCCCTGGTGGTGTGCGGCGGCAACGACGCGTTCCGGTCCGCCTACGACCCGGACGCTGTCGACGCCGAGCTGACCGCCATGATCACCGCGCTACGGGAGGCGGGCGCGGACGTCATCACCGTGGGCATGTTCGACGTGTCGCACAGCCCGGCGGTGCCGGACGCGCTGCGCGCGGGCCTGGGCGAGCGGATGCGGCGGCTGTCCCGGCACACCCGGGCGGTGGCCGAGTGCCTGGGCACACTGCACGTTCACCTGACCGACCACCCGCTGGTGGCCGACCCGTCGCTGTACAGCAGCGACGGCCGCCACGGCAGCGCCCGCAGCGACGCGGTAGCCACCGCCGAAACCCTGAAGGTCCTCTCCACCCACCTCCCCCACCCCTGACCCACCCTCCCCCCGGCTCCCCGCCCCGCCCCGCCCCGCCCCGCCCCGACCCGCCCCGACGATCATGAGGTTGGCGGCGCTGAGCGTCCGATTTGTTCCCGTCAACTTCATGATCAGCGGGGTCAGGGGGCGAGGGTCAAGCGCCGACCCCGGATCCACCTTGTTGACCAAGGAGTTTGGGTCGCTGACACGCCCCCGTGAGGACCCAAACTCCTTGATCAACGCTGGGAGTGAGGGGGAACGGGGGTGGACGGGGATGGAGCGGGTCAGTCCGTCAGCAGGATGCCGGTCAGGAGGACGCCTCTCGCCAGGTTGAGGACCTCGTCGCACCCCGGGTAGCCCACCCGCGCCAGCGCGCCTGAACCTGTGCGGTCGAACAGGTACGGGGCGAGGCTGTACGGGACGTCGGCGGTGACCGTCTCACCGGTCTCGATCTGCACGAAGTCCATCGCCACCCGGTCCGCCTCGTGGTAGCGCTGAAGGATGTTGCCGCCCTCCGCGATCGCAGCGCGTACCCCGTCCGCCCACGCCACAGCTGTCATCTCCCGGCCGATCAGCACGCCGTGCCCGGCTGATCCGCCGGCCGGCTTGGCGACCAGGTCGGCCTGTTCGGCGAGGGCCCGGTCGAGCTGGTCGGCGGTGAGCGCCACGGTGTGCGGCACGTACCGGCGGATCAGCGTCCGGTCGTCCTCCGGCAGCAGGTCCAGGTCGTCCCAGAGCCAGGCGTAGTTCAGCTTGTTGCTGAGCAGCCAGGCGGCGCTGCTGACGAACATCGGCAGCGTGCCGGCGGCGAGCGCGCCGGCCACCGCGTCCAGCCCGGCGCTGGGGGTGACCCGGTTGGGCACGAACAGCCGGAACAGGGCGTCCACCGGGGCGCCGCCCACGACCAGCCGGTTCTGCCCGTCCAGGGTGGCGGTGGCGACCGGGGCGATGACCAGGTCGATGCCGAACGGGCGGGCCTGGTCGATCAGCGGGGACAGGATCCGGATGAACGTCTCCGGGTCGTCCAGCCCCGGGTAGTCGGCGTCGAAGTCCATCAGCAGCGCCACCCGGGCGCCGTCGGGCAGGCCGAGTGTGTCCCGGATGGCCACGAACCGCTGGTCCAGCAGGGACGGCGCGGGCCGGGCGCCGTCGAGCAGGTCATGGGTACGGTACAGCTCGGCGTACCGCTGGATCACGGTGTCGGCGTCGAAGCCGCCGCCGAGGCTGCTGTCGATGTTGTACTCGACGATGCACGGCACGCCGCCGGAGAACAGCACATCCGGCCGGTACGCGGCGAGCAGCCCCTCGTGCAGTTCCTCGTCCGGGTCGAGCAGCCGGGTCTCGCCGTCCGGCACGTCGAGCAGCAGGCGCAGCTCACCGGCGGTGCGGGCGCGGCGCCGGCAGGCCTCCAGGATGAGCTGGGCGATGCGGTCGCAGACCTCGTTCAGCTCGCGGAACGCGTCGGCGGTGAACACGGGCGGGCGGGCCAGCCGCCACTGCTTGTTGTACGTGGCCCGGCCGTGGAAGATCTTCTCCCAGGCCACGGCGCCGGTGGTCACCATCGCGGTACGGGTGGACTCGGGCAGGTCGGTCCACGCCTGGCCGAGCGGCGGCCACGTGTAGTTCGGGTCCATCGTTCATCCGTCCTTGAGGGTCAGTTGGATGGCGGCGGCGAGCTGGTCGCGGCCGGGCTGCACGGCCCGGTCCAGGGCGGGCGCGAAGGGCAGCACCGCGCCGTCGGGGCGGGTGACCCGGCGGGGTGGCGCGGCCAGCCGGGCCCGCTCGACCACCGTGGCGATGATCTCCCCGGCGATGCCGCAGGAGCGGTTGCCGTCGTCGACGACCACCAGCCGCTCGGTGCGGCTCACCGACTCGACCAGCCCGTCCCAGTCGAACGGGTAGAGCGTGCGGGGGTCGAAGACCTCCACCGACGCCTGCCCGGCGAGTTCCTCGG
It includes:
- a CDS encoding MFS transporter gives rise to the protein MNPRRELYTLVGADLLSNLGTRISVVAIPWLVLETTGSPTKMGLVAAAETLPYMLSSALATPWADRFGVRRTSVFVDAASAVAMAVVALAPWLGFGTLLVLVAIAGGLRGIGDRVKHVLFKPAAERAGVPLIRLTSAYDGLARGMTLFGAVLGGLLIDWVGLTRAIWIDAATFAVCALLIGVLVRPPAPAQPAPREPYLRALRGGFAYLRTDRTLMTMLIVVSVSNMFANASVAVWIPLWVNQVLGDPAGFGLLLGVFSAGALLGNLLFTMFGTRLPAGTTFALGLTLSGAPRLLALALSDDLVVVLVVTFLSGIGIAAVNPLLGAALYQRVPGELQTRVLGISGSVAFLGLPVGALLGGWSVALLDLTPALLVMSVVCLVLTVGPLLLSRASRRPAAEPAAPTPV
- a CDS encoding MmcQ/YjbR family DNA-binding protein; this encodes MATWEDVRRIALGLPETTERPTYDEAPAWRVRDKSFVWERPLRRGELDALGDAAPDGPILGARVPDLGAKEALIADDPAVYFTTPHFDGYPAVLVRLDRIGVDELTELVTEAWYARAPKRLATAHRAENA
- a CDS encoding HAD family hydrolase encodes the protein MTGPVDAIVFDMDGTLVESHAVVPAAYRAAVRAGGGPSYTDAEVIAGYSIGSPADLLAHLLRRPASDQDLDHYHTELDALAGRVRVYPGVADALAEIAARVPVGVFTGASHRAAEILLDRAGLLGHFEVVLGGDQVDRPKPAPDGVEAACRRLGVPPGRAAYVGDSPLDVRAARRSGAVAVAAAWGHQYDPDEPADLSLSRPGELLALLG
- a CDS encoding SGNH/GDSL hydrolase family protein; translation: MPSTLTEATDPWCLRPGEAADLLRGHPWRRFVVLGDSVAEGLCEPADGYPDLQWADRIAAELRAIRPELAYLNLGRRGLRAHEVRATQLAGALAFEPDLALVVCGGNDAFRSAYDPDAVDAELTAMITALREAGADVITVGMFDVSHSPAVPDALRAGLGERMRRLSRHTRAVAECLGTLHVHLTDHPLVADPSLYSSDGRHGSARSDAVATAETLKVLSTHLPHP